In Juglans microcarpa x Juglans regia isolate MS1-56 chromosome 4S, Jm3101_v1.0, whole genome shotgun sequence, a single window of DNA contains:
- the LOC121262069 gene encoding uncharacterized protein LOC121262069: MVDTSAIGINVLVIQPAPPKWAIDIMKYLGEGQVLGDQEEARKVRNRAAHFTLWEGVLYRRGFSKPLLRCVSPEETQYVLAEIHERICINHSSGRALVARVMRAGYYWPHSLWDVEDLVKKCPKCQEHAPIPHCLPEQLTSIVPPDPLNNGGLTSSAHVSRARKEGSL, encoded by the coding sequence ATGGTTGACACATCGGCTATCGGGATCAATGTATTGGTCATCCAGCCAGCACCACCAAAGTGGGCAATTGATATCATGAAGTACCTTGGAGAAGGCCAAGTCCTAGGCGACCAGGAAGAAGCGCGAAAGGTTAGAAATAGAGCAGCGCATTTCACGTTGTGGGAAGGAGTCCTGTATAGAAGAGGTTTCTCCAAACCCCTTCTAAGGTGCGTCTCGCCTGAAGAGACCCAGTATGTCCTAGCTGAGATACACGAAAGAATCTGCATCAATCATTCTAGTGGAAGGGCATTGGTCGCCAGGGTCATGCGTGCGGGGTATTACTGGCCCCACTCCCTTTGGGATGTAGAGGACTTGGTGAAGAAATGCCCCAAGTGCCAAGAACATGCGCCCATTCCCCACTGCCTGCCGGAACAACTGACCTCCATTGTGCCCCCCGACCCTTTGAACAATGGGGGCTTGACCTCGTCAGCCCATGTTTCGAGGGCAAGGAAGGAGGGAAGTTTGTAA